The genomic stretch gtgtcccctgcatcggcaggcggactctcaaccactgcgccaccagggaagccccagaatataTCTTGAATCCATCCACTTCCTACCACCTTCACTGCCACATAGGTGTGACCCGCTCGCCTGGCCTAGTGCTGCAGCCTCCTTTCTGTGCTCCGTCCTCTACTCTGAATGCACAGCAGCTGGAGGGACCCTGGAAGTGCAGTCCTGACCACATTACTCGGTTACTCTGCTCTGTGTTACTCCTCCGCTGGCTTCATAGCACACCCAGAATGAAGTGAGTGTCAGCACTTTGTTCCCGCCAACGAGACTGCGTCACCCAGCTTCCACATacttctctctgctttgctcactACTCTGTGGGCTGCTTTCTACCACTTGCGCACACCAGGCTCTAGCCCTCCTTGGAGCCTTAGTTTTGGTCCTGCCTGGGACTTTTTCCCAGGCTCTTTGCACGGCTGACCCCTTCTCGCTCTTCAGGGCTCAGCTCAGGAGTCACCACCTTAGCAAGGCCTCTCTTTACCCCGTCACCCTGGCTCATGTCTTTGCTAGCATTTATAACTGCATAGTTTGTTTCCCTCACATATTGTTCACTGTCTGTTGCCCCTGTGACAATATAAACTCCATGTAGGCTTGGATCAGTTTAGTCTCATTCACTgttgtgtccccagtgcctggcacaaagtcgATGCTCAATTAATAATAGTAAATGAGTCCATGGGCTTGTTTTACCAGTAAGGCAGAGAGGTGTGGGATTTGGGGATGCTACTTCCTCTTCCCCCACTCCTTCCTGTTTCCCAGACCCAAGGGAGTGGGTGGCCTTGCTCTGAGCAGTAGTGGAAGCGAGGTGTTGTTTGGCTGTACACGCACAGTCCTTGCTCTCTCCCTGGTCTCCCCGGTTCACCTTGGGTCAGGGAAGAGGTTCCCTGTCCGAGCAGCCCAAGATGCAGAGGGGACTGGAGGAGCCCACATGGGCTCTTGGCAGCCACTCGGGGCCTCGAGCCTGCCGTCCCCCACGGACCTGCCAAAACTGACGCATGGGTCCTCTTGTCCAGCTTGACCCTCCTATCCTTTCCTTGACCTTCCCCCAACGGCCAACCATGAGCTCCCTGGGCCCCTCCTTCGCTGCAGCCTttcccctgcctgcctgcctccccactTCCTGGGCCCCCTTCTTCTCGCTCAAGGGTCGCTGGCACTGAGTTTCTAACCTGCCACCCTCGACTCATCTTGGCTTTTCTCTGGCATACAGAAGGTTCGTTTCCTGTGGATATTGGCTCTGTGAAGAAGGACCACGGTTTTCTGGACGAGGACTCTTTGGGGGCCTTGTGCAGGTAGGGGTGCTAAGGGCCAGGCCTGGGAGGTCAGGGGCCTGGCTTGGGGCTTCCTCATGGGAAAAAGCAATCCTTGTCCCCTCTGACAGAGGAGGAGCCTGCCTATTAACAGAGCTCATCTGGTGCAGTCACGCTGTTCACTCTGTCTACTGTGTCTGTGACATCCTCACCTACCCAGGCACTAGAAAGCCAAGGTCTAGCCttgattcttttttccattcagtTAGAGCCTCCAAACATTCCTCTGATTTGTCCCCTCTCTACTTGTTTGAGGCCAAACCACGACTTCTTGGATTCATCCTCCTAACTGGCCTTCCTGCCTGCCGGCTCTGCATCCCCCTCCTTGCTGTGATCCGACTTCCCTATAGCCACCAGAGTCAGCTTCCCAGTGTGTACTCGTATGCTTCAAATGTCTCGCTGTCTGCAGGGAGAAGTCCAGAGCTTTTTCAGCATGACACCTGAGGCCTTTTGCAACCTGGCTTTGACTGACCTTATCAGCCTCAGtcctcccctcacacacacactggtCTGTTTACTGACCGTTCCCCCTCTCTACATTGTCACAGGCTCTTATCGAAGCCTGGTATATGAgtccctgtttctctctccctctgaatCCTATTTCTGTTCTCCAGCAAGTCTTCCCTGACTGCATTCCCCTGCCTTCATGGAAGTTCCTTGTCCCACCCCCTGTGTGCCTGCTGTGCCTTCTGTCTACTCTGCTTTTGAACATGTCCCATTTCTGTAGTGGGTTTTCCCACATCTATCTATATGTTCCCAGAGGGCAGAGCCCATAATCTCCACAGCATCATGTCTGGCACTGAAACCTTCATGAACACGGGGACTTGGGAGAAGTTTTGAAGTCTTGGGCACGCAAAGCAGTGGGTGGCGTCTTGGGAGTGTCTCGGCAGGCTGTGTCCTGCAGGCTCTGGGGCTTGGGACCCTTGAGTGAACCCTGCTTTGTTTCCTTGCAGGAGGCTGATGACCTTGAACAGTTGTGCCTCGATGAAACTGGAGGTTCATTTTCAATGCAAGCAGGTGAGTTAGGACAAGAGTAGGCTCTGTGGTCTTGTGGGGAACCCAGGTCAAACAAAAACCACTTATGAAACTAGCTCCAGTGTCCTGTGAGTCTGGGCTGTCTGGAGCACTGCCTTGCTCCAGCCTGGGAGTGGGGTGTAGGGGGCTGTATGAGGCTGTTGGGTTTTGGTGAGCCTGGTCTCAAAGTTGGGGTGTGAGAACAAGTACCTTGGCCCGCAGCCTTACCCACCCCCCCTCAGCCCACCCCTACCTCCTGGACTTACTGATAACCTGACCTAGTGATGGCCGTCCCTCAGGGAAATCCATCTGCCTACACTGCTCTGTGATGGCAAAAATTCCTTGACTAGGGGCCAGAGACAGAATAATGTGATGGAAAATCATGGCCTATATGGTCTTAGAAGTCAGGATCCCCAACCTCACCCCACAGGGTCTTACCCcactgagcctcattttctccatctctgcAGTGAATTGGGGGTGGCATTAATAGTCTCCAGAGGCCTTTCTGACTCCGCCCATCTGGGATTGTAGAAAAGGAGAGGGCTCTTGGTCTGCATGTAGCCCTGGAATGTGGGCCGGATGAACCCATCCTTCCCTGGGGTCAGGCTTTGTGGCTTTTCTCTGGAGCTTTTCCTACCAGAGTCCTGCCATCTCCAAGTTGCCAGAGCACTGGCCCGGGAAGCAGGAGACACCTGGCGGCTGGTCCCAGCTTTGCACTGACTTttcagtgaccttggacaagcctcTTCCcgtctctggtcctcagtttccccactttgcaaattagaaaactagaaaatctaAAATATCCTTTCTAGCTCTGCCATTCTGGGATTCGAATCTAAGAGTATAGGCTAGAGACTCACTGGGAGGCTGCTGAGAACAGGAGGTCAAGATGCTTGGATTCTAGCCCTGGCCCTGTCACCGACTTACTGCAGAcattgtatgaccttgggcaagtggcttcTCATTTGTTTGGGTTTCcctatctatgaaatggggaagAATTTGATTGATCAGATGACCACTACCCTCCATCTGGGCTTCCTCCATGACCCCTAGCTTCTTCTGGCAATCCCAGATCCAGTTCCCCCCTCCTAGGACGTGTTCTCAGCCAGAGAGCAGGGCCCTTTGCCCCAAAGTCCCCCAAGAGCTTGGAGGCAGAGAGTGGAGCCCAAGCAAGGGCTCGTGGGCTGGACACCTCTGACCCCACCCTGTGGCGCCCTTCCCAGAATGAAGACTCAGAGGAGGAAGAGCATTGCACCATCAGCAGCCACTGGGCCTTCCAGAGAGAAAGTAAGCGCTGGTCTCACGTGGGCTCCTCTGACCTGCTGGCCCCACCGAGCCCTGGCCTGCCAGTGACCTCCAGCTGTGAGAGCGTCCTCACTGAGCTTAGTGCTACCTCCCTGCCAGCCATCACTGTGAGCCTACCACCCGAGCCAGTGGACCTGCCCTTGCTAGGCTGTGCTCCCAGCCCAAGTGGCCGGCCCGTCCTCAGCCCCACTCAGGACCAGGAGACTCCACAAGACAAAGCCAAGAAGCACCGTTCCCGGAGCTTCCTCAAGCACCTTGAGTCTCTGAGGCGGAAGGAAAAGGGTGGCAGCCGGCAAGCAGAGCCAGAGCGTAGTTCAGCCGCCTCGGAGAAGGCCACCAAAGCCACCTCTTTCCGAAGTCGCCGTGGCTTCCTCTACAGGGCCAAGAGCCGGGCGGCCACCTCAGCCAGTGGCAGTGGCACTGAGACCCAGAGGGCCTGGGAGGCCTGGCCCGTGGCCACATTCCAGCGTCCTCAGCGGGCACACTGGGGTGACTGCCTGGTGCACGTGCCCAGGGACCACAAACCAGGCACATTCCCTCGCTCCCTGTCCATTGAGAGCCTGTGCCCTGAGGGTGGACACCACCTGGCAGATCGGCAGCCAGGTAGCTGCTGGGGCTATGAAGGGCGCCGGGGCTCCTGTGGCTCCACGGGCAGCCACGCCAGCACCTATGACAACATGCCTGAGCTGTACCCAGCTGAGCCTGTCCTGGCTGGTGCCGAGGCTGAAGAGAAGGAGCAGGGTGGGGACAGCCACACTCACCTGGATGACATCCTCCAACACGTGTGGGGGCTGCAGCAGCGGGTGGAGCTCTGGTCTCAGGCCATGTACCCAGACCTGGGGCCTGGAgataaggaagaggaagaagaggaggaagccaCTTCATCAGTAGAAATAGCCACCAGTGGAGTGGAAGGCCAGACCGATGAGGCTCGGGCCCAGGGAGAGGCTCCAGCCCTCGGGGAGTCCTCAGCCCTGGGCCAGGCGGATGTCCAGCCAGGAGTCCCGGCTCAGGCTCAGGCCCCAGCTGAGGCTGAACTTCTGGCACTGGCAGAGGCCGGGGCCCCCGGCTTGGCTCAGGATCGTGAGCAGGAGGCAAATTCAGGCGGGGAACCCACCTCTGCCTCCAGTCTGTCTGTGGAAGAAGGACACTCCATTTCTGACACTGTGGCCTCCTCCAGTGAGCTGGACAGTAGCGGGAACTCCACAAACGAGACTGAGGCCACAGGGTCCCTGGCTGGACTCCAGGCATCGGCACCCCGTGAACGACGAGATTCAGGTGTTGGGGCCTCACTTACCAGACCCTACAGGTGGGAGTTCAGGGTAGGGTTGGGGCAGGGCTTCTgttgtccctctctctctttttcccccatctccctgtccctctccctcccgTCATCTCTCCCCCTACCCcgtttctctcttcccttcctctttccctcctcacTCCCCCAAGCCAATTTCTTCATCACAAGGCGCAGGGGCAAGTTCTTAGGGGCTGAGTGATTGCCAGCTGGAATCCAGTcccagaagagaaacagaaagagtaaTGGGATCAGGAATCTGGAATGTGAGGTTCAGGACCTGCCTCTGCCATGGCCTTGCGCAAACTGTGGCTCCTTTTGGGTCTCAGTTGCCCCATGTGTAAATCAAGGGCATCACAGGAGATGGTCTCTGATCCCCAGCTTCACTATTCTGGGTTTCTCAGAGCAGCCCCTCCACTGCAGTCTTGAAAGGAAGGGGGACTGATACTGTTTGCTGGCACTAGATGGGCCTGAGCCCTGTGCCACCCTTTCTGACAGCATCTGGCCGCTGTGCAGCCCTGGAAACCAAGACTAAGCTTTCTCCACCCTGGGGCCCAGCATCATTGCTGACAGTGGTCCCTTctccttgtatattttttcttttggggaaaaacaaaaagaccagAAGAACACAATTTTACTAAGGTTTACTGAAACCTGCTCCTCTGGCCTCCTCtaccccctcacccctcaccagGAAGCTCCGTTGGCACAGCTTCCAGAACTCCCACCGGCCCAGCCTCAACTCAGAGTCGCTGGAGATCAACCGGCAGTTTGCCAGCCAGATCCACCTCTTGCACAAGGGCTCACTGCTGCGGCTCACCGCCTTCATGGAGAAGTACACTGTCCCCCACAAACAGGGCTGGGTCTGGTGAGTCCTGGGCCATGGTGGGCACCAAGCTGCTCATCCAAGTCCTGGATCCCTCTCTGCCCCCACTCCAGGGCCCTGGGAGGGTCACCCTCAGAAGGTGGGTGCAGGCAGGTGGAGCCCCTGGGCCAGTGGAGTGGTAGGATGCGCCAGGAGGCTGGAGAGGTCAGTGTGGCTCTGGGTGGCAAATGTATGTCTGTGGGGGATGCACATGGGATTCACATGAGTGTGTGCCATGAAtgaggaggggtggggtgggggttgggatcCCAGGCCCCCCAGCtacacctcctcctcctccatcccAGTTTCCACGCTGCCACCAGGGAGATTGTCCTAATATGCATCTTTGGTGGTCACTCTCCTGACAGATACCCTCCTGTGGCTCCCCATTGCCAAAGAATACGGTCCAGTTTCCTTCCCATCATGATCCTTTCACGTTCCAACCCCGCCTCATCTGTCAGGCTCTTTAGTCCGCCATACCCAAGCAACACCACCATACAGGCCAGCAGACTAGCCACCCTTCTCTGAATGCACCACGCTCTTGTTCCTGCCTCTTtgcctttgcccatgctgttctctctgcctggaatgtctttttcccatttatccTCTGGGACAAGGCCTACCCATCCCTTAAGAGCCAGCTGAATTTCCACCTTCTctctgaagccttccctgaccccctaGGTACATACAATTCCCCTCCCTCGTGGGTCTTCCCCTAAGTTCTTGGCATACTCCTGGCCACATGCATTGTCACTGCCTGTCAATGCGGTCATCTCCTTGACCAGACTGAGAGCTCCCTGCGTTCCTCTGGGACTCCCTAGGACTGggcccagagcaggtgctcaatgaatgttgCCTCTGGGGGGATGGCATGTTTCTTACCCTGCTCACCCACACCTGAGTCCCCCAAGACTGCAGACAGAGTCTCCAAGCTGTGTCTGGGCCTACCCCATCCTTGCTCCTGATCTTTTGTCCCTCCCCCAAACAGGTCAGTGCCCAAGTTCATGAAGAGGAACAAGACACCGGACTACCGGGGTCAGCACGTGTTTGGGGTGCCGCCCCTCATCCATGTGCAGCGCACAGGCCGGCCACTACCCCAGAGCATTCAGCAAGCCATGCGCTACCTGCGTAGCCAGTGCCTGGACCAGGTGAGGCCTTCTGGGGAGCACGAAGAGAGGTGgtgatgggaaggaagtccaaggCTGAGGGATTAGGGAGGGGAGCTGCTCTGGCCGTCCCCCTGGGTTGGGCTGGCCCACCGGAAGCTTTTCCTATCCTCAGGAAGGCCCGACAGGGGTGGACCCAAAGCTCCCTTCTGCCCGGCTCTGTGCCAGCTTTTTTCTGGCCCAGGCGCATTGGCCCCCACCTTCCAGGAGCCCGCCTTAGCCTAGGTCCTCGTTCTCCTACTCATCTCCACTAAAGCCATCTTTCTCCTTGGCCCCAAGGCTATAAACACCCTTCTCTTTGGTTTTGCCGTTTCTCTCCTACCCTGCCCAGCAGGAAGCTTGCCAGGCTTGGATGTCTCTGGGGTGGCCTACGCTCCTAACACACACGGTCTAGGGCTGGCCTcacagtctccctcccacccctgcatgtctccctctctccctcccctgcacGGGCCAGGTGGGCATCTTCCGCAAATCCGGGGTGAAGTCCAGGATCCAGAACCTGCGTCAGATGAATGAGACCTCC from Phocoena phocoena chromosome X, mPhoPho1.1, whole genome shotgun sequence encodes the following:
- the STARD8 gene encoding stAR-related lipid transfer protein 8, producing MTLNSCASMKLEVHFQCKQNEDSEEEEHCTISSHWAFQRESKRWSHVGSSDLLAPPSPGLPVTSSCESVLTELSATSLPAITVSLPPEPVDLPLLGCAPSPSGRPVLSPTQDQETPQDKAKKHRSRSFLKHLESLRRKEKGGSRQAEPERSSAASEKATKATSFRSRRGFLYRAKSRAATSASGSGTETQRAWEAWPVATFQRPQRAHWGDCLVHVPRDHKPGTFPRSLSIESLCPEGGHHLADRQPGSCWGYEGRRGSCGSTGSHASTYDNMPELYPAEPVLAGAEAEEKEQGGDSHTHLDDILQHVWGLQQRVELWSQAMYPDLGPGDKEEEEEEEATSSVEIATSGVEGQTDEARAQGEAPALGESSALGQADVQPGVPAQAQAPAEAELLALAEAGAPGLAQDREQEANSGGEPTSASSLSVEEGHSISDTVASSSELDSSGNSTNETEATGSLAGLQASAPRERRDSGVGASLTRPYRKLRWHSFQNSHRPSLNSESLEINRQFASQIHLLHKGSLLRLTAFMEKYTVPHKQGWVWSVPKFMKRNKTPDYRGQHVFGVPPLIHVQRTGRPLPQSIQQAMRYLRSQCLDQVGIFRKSGVKSRIQNLRQMNETSPDNVCYEGQSAYDVADLLKQYFRDLPEPIFTSKLTTTFLQIYQLLPKDQWLAAAQAATLLLPDENREVLQTLLYFLSDIASAEENQMTAGNLAVCLAPSIFHLNVSKKDNPSPRIKSKRSLVGRPGPKDLSENMAATQGLSHMISDCKKLFQVPQDMVLQLCGSYSAAELSPPGPALAELRQARASGMSLSLYMEESIQELLRDAAERFKGWMSVPGPQNTELACKKAPDGHPLCVWKASTEVAAPPAVVLHRVLRERALWDEDLLRAQVLEALMPGVELYHYVTDSMAPHPCRDFVVLRMWRSDLPRGGCLLVSQSLDPEQPVPESGVRALMLTSQYLMEPCGLGRSRLTHICRADLRGRSPDWYNKVFGHLCAMEVAKIRDSFPTLQAAGPETKL